The following are encoded in a window of Pseudofrancisella aestuarii genomic DNA:
- the guaA gene encoding glutamine-hydrolyzing GMP synthase: MTDIHNHKILILDFGSQYTQLIARRIREIGVFCEIFPHDIDDEFIKNYDAKGIILSGGPESVYASAAKAPKIVFHLNIPVLGICYGMQTMIAQHGGIVEGSEQSEFGKAVINILKSKDNIFTGLDKDQLVWMSHSDKVTNLGDEFDLIASSVNAPIAAIQHKEKPFFGVQFHPETTHSEHGREMLENFVLNICQCDALWNIENIIESDIEEIKKKVGEDRVILGLSGGVDSSVVAAILNKAIGKQLTCIFVDTGLLRLNEGDQVMKIFSDKRDMNVIRVNAKDRFLDQLEGVSDPEQKRKIIGRLFIEIFDEEAAKIENAKWLAQGTIYSDVIESAGNNKSKAHVIKSHHNVGGLPEDMKLQLLEPLRELFKDEVRKLGLGLGLPHDMLYRHPFPGPGLGVRILGEVKREYVEILQKADSIFIEELYNQGLYHDISQAFGVFLPIKSVGVVGDQRRYEYVIALRAVVSIDFMTATWANLPYDFLSLVSNRIVNEVKKVSRVVYDVTGKPPGTIEWE; encoded by the coding sequence ATGACAGATATACATAATCATAAAATACTTATCTTAGATTTTGGTTCTCAATACACTCAACTAATAGCTCGTAGAATAAGAGAGATAGGAGTTTTTTGTGAGATTTTTCCTCATGATATTGATGATGAATTTATCAAAAATTATGATGCTAAAGGGATCATCTTGTCAGGAGGCCCTGAGTCTGTATATGCTTCAGCAGCTAAAGCTCCGAAGATCGTATTTCATCTAAATATACCGGTGCTAGGAATTTGTTATGGAATGCAAACTATGATTGCTCAACATGGTGGGATTGTTGAGGGGTCTGAGCAAAGTGAATTTGGTAAAGCTGTAATTAATATTTTAAAGTCTAAAGATAATATTTTTACAGGCTTAGATAAAGATCAATTGGTATGGATGAGTCATAGTGATAAGGTTACTAACTTAGGTGATGAATTTGACTTGATAGCCTCTTCAGTTAATGCCCCTATAGCAGCAATACAGCATAAAGAAAAACCATTTTTTGGTGTTCAGTTTCATCCTGAAACTACACACTCAGAGCATGGTAGAGAGATGCTTGAAAACTTTGTATTAAATATATGTCAATGTGATGCTCTTTGGAATATAGAAAATATTATTGAAAGTGATATTGAAGAAATAAAAAAGAAAGTTGGTGAAGATAGAGTTATTTTAGGGCTATCTGGAGGAGTTGATTCATCTGTTGTTGCAGCTATTTTAAATAAAGCTATTGGAAAGCAACTTACCTGTATATTTGTTGATACTGGGTTACTTCGTTTAAATGAGGGTGATCAAGTAATGAAAATCTTCTCAGATAAGAGAGATATGAATGTTATTAGAGTTAATGCTAAAGATAGATTTTTAGATCAACTTGAAGGTGTTTCTGACCCTGAACAAAAAAGGAAGATTATCGGTAGACTTTTTATTGAGATTTTTGATGAAGAGGCTGCAAAGATAGAAAATGCTAAATGGTTAGCACAAGGCACAATTTATAGTGATGTAATTGAATCTGCGGGTAATAATAAAAGTAAAGCTCATGTTATAAAGTCACATCACAATGTTGGCGGTTTACCAGAGGATATGAAGCTTCAGCTTCTAGAACCTTTAAGAGAGCTATTTAAAGATGAGGTAAGAAAGCTTGGTTTAGGTCTAGGATTGCCTCATGATATGTTATATAGACATCCATTTCCTGGACCAGGGCTTGGCGTTAGAATTCTTGGTGAAGTTAAAAGAGAGTATGTTGAGATTTTACAAAAAGCAGACTCGATATTTATAGAAGAGCTTTATAATCAAGGTTTGTATCATGATATATCCCAAGCTTTTGGAGTATTTCTTCCTATTAAATCTGTTGGGGTTGTTGGAGATCAAAGACGATATGAATACGTTATTGCTTTAAGAGCTGTAGTTAGTATTGATTTTATGACAGCTACTTGGGCAAACCTACCTTATGACTTTTTATCGTTAGTTTCAAATAGAATAGTTAATGAGGTTAAAAAAGTTTCACGGGTTGTATATGATGTAACAGGTAAACCACCAGGAACTATAGAATGGGAATAA
- a CDS encoding DMT family transporter encodes MAWVFLIIAGIFEVVWAVALKYSNGFTNIIASIIVVIGMIVSIYLLALSMKTIPISLAYPIWTAVGALGTAIFGMMFAGDTVSTLKIVCLFLIIAGVVGLKISS; translated from the coding sequence ATGGCTTGGGTTTTTCTTATTATTGCTGGAATATTTGAAGTTGTATGGGCTGTGGCACTAAAATATTCTAATGGATTTACAAATATAATAGCATCTATAATCGTAGTTATAGGTATGATAGTGAGTATTTATCTTTTAGCATTATCTATGAAAACTATACCAATATCATTAGCTTATCCTATCTGGACAGCAGTAGGTGCATTAGGTACAGCAATATTTGGAATGATGTTTGCAGGAGATACTGTTTCAACTTTAAAAATAGTTTGCTTATTTTTAATAATAGCAGGAGTTGTAGGATTGAAAATTAGCTCGTAA
- a CDS encoding DUF4440 domain-containing protein, producing MGIFKELKELEESLWIEATRFDHTYMNNILDPDFFEFGRSGKIYSRSEVLSHEYQEILAKIPLENFKVHNISDSVKQVTYISEVGKEKLRANRNSIWILKRNKWLLKFHQGTPCF from the coding sequence ATGGGAATATTTAAAGAGTTAAAAGAGCTTGAAGAGTCTCTATGGATAGAGGCAACGAGATTTGATCATACATACATGAATAATATTCTTGATCCTGATTTTTTTGAATTTGGGAGATCTGGTAAGATTTATTCAAGAAGCGAAGTATTATCTCATGAGTATCAAGAAATTTTAGCTAAAATCCCATTAGAAAACTTCAAAGTACATAATATTAGTGATAGCGTGAAACAAGTAACTTATATAAGTGAAGTAGGAAAAGAAAAATTACGTGCTAATAGAAATTCAATATGGATTCTGAAAAGAAATAAATGGCTACTTAAGTTTCATCAAGGAACACCTTGTTTCTAA
- a CDS encoding MFS transporter — MNNKISLTALIIWITCAIFFMYEFLLRTILGTFEHQIISDLDLTLVTFSILSSTAYQFIYGIMQVPVGFITDKLGLKKTLTMAVGICALGVGMFALSNSFSAALIYRVLMGFGSAFGFLCLLVAVYDWLPHKYIGLFIGLSQFIGVLGPMVAAGPLDSLSNTSGIDWREVFIILAGVGVILAIITVLIVKNNKQSDDKFVIIDKPISILDNIKSLISTRQVWFIAFFSASVYFSIEFLSENAAKPFLMLHSFDPKVASYMITLAWLGYGIGCPSLGFISDTIKRRKPIMIFSAILAFFALAVIIFIPINIYILSIAFICLGIGASGQSIGFAIIAEQCQKYYLAAGLGVNNFLIMLSVSIGSPFISYILSSLSGGGKITISEYEIALCIPLLFIVVGIILSVFFIRETFCRSMKEVITVEV; from the coding sequence ATGAATAATAAAATATCCTTAACAGCCCTTATTATTTGGATAACTTGTGCTATATTCTTTATGTATGAGTTCTTACTTAGAACTATTCTTGGCACATTTGAGCATCAAATAATAAGTGATTTAGATTTAACATTAGTTACATTTAGTATTTTAAGTTCTACTGCATATCAATTTATATATGGCATTATGCAGGTTCCTGTTGGTTTTATAACAGATAAGTTAGGGTTGAAGAAAACTCTTACTATGGCAGTTGGCATTTGTGCTCTAGGAGTGGGAATGTTTGCTCTATCTAATAGTTTTAGTGCTGCTTTAATCTATAGAGTACTTATGGGATTTGGTTCCGCATTTGGTTTTTTATGCTTACTTGTAGCAGTATATGACTGGTTACCTCATAAATATATTGGTTTATTTATAGGTTTATCACAGTTTATAGGGGTACTAGGACCAATGGTTGCTGCTGGTCCTTTAGACTCTTTATCAAACACAAGTGGAATTGACTGGAGAGAAGTATTTATAATTCTTGCTGGAGTTGGAGTTATATTAGCTATAATAACTGTTCTCATAGTTAAAAATAATAAACAATCAGATGATAAATTTGTAATTATTGATAAACCAATATCTATTTTAGATAATATAAAAAGTTTAATATCGACTAGACAAGTTTGGTTCATAGCTTTCTTTTCAGCATCGGTATACTTTAGTATAGAATTTTTATCTGAAAATGCCGCTAAACCTTTTCTAATGTTGCATAGTTTTGACCCTAAAGTAGCCTCTTACATGATAACCTTAGCTTGGCTTGGTTATGGTATTGGCTGTCCTTCTTTAGGTTTTATTTCTGATACTATAAAAAGAAGAAAACCAATAATGATATTTAGTGCCATACTCGCCTTCTTTGCATTAGCAGTTATAATCTTTATACCTATTAATATTTATATTCTATCTATAGCATTTATCTGCCTTGGCATTGGCGCTAGTGGTCAAAGTATAGGATTTGCAATTATTGCTGAACAATGCCAAAAATATTATTTAGCTGCGGGCCTAGGTGTTAATAATTTCTTAATAATGCTTTCTGTATCTATAGGCTCCCCTTTCATCAGCTATATCTTATCAAGTCTATCTGGTGGAGGAAAAATAACTATATCAGAATATGAAATAGCATTATGTATACCTTTATTATTTATAGTAGTAGGAATAATCCTAAGTGTATTTTTTATTAGAGAAACCTTTTGCAGATCTATGAAAGAAGTTATAACTGTAGAAGTCTAG
- a CDS encoding MFS transporter: MNIFTRRNLVIGWLFWLIAAIFYALDYFQHTAPSVLIKPISLDMGVGVDQIAYVMSIYFPIYAISQVPAGMLLDRFGARIMLSISCLVMSLGILLFVYEPNLNTMVFGRILIAIGSAVAFIGCLKVAADVLPEKFFPIAVGLTNTLGVLGGIFGQLFLNYLVSLSGWKDALAYIGYFGIIWGVIIILLLTYKKESIDSSNLSESKTSKFFHSLILLKNKKLWLLAIYSGLMVGIVVNSFSELYDVIFLEQAYHVTESVAAKISVMMFVGIAFGGPSHGIIASLFGEKRIWMFICNIFTITIFSSIVLFASIINPNLLFVLFFLLGFFVSSMLLAFSVVEEIFPKEIKGTALAIVNMIIGLCGALFQFLISYISVLLNGGPIHININNNVFNRAFVFLLVPLLISTVIISHMALLKYRENRRKSRLLQL; the protein is encoded by the coding sequence ATGAATATATTTACTAGAAGAAATTTAGTCATAGGCTGGCTATTTTGGCTTATTGCGGCAATATTCTATGCTTTAGACTATTTTCAGCATACAGCTCCTAGTGTACTTATAAAACCAATATCTTTAGATATGGGGGTTGGAGTAGACCAAATCGCGTATGTAATGAGTATTTATTTTCCAATATATGCAATAAGCCAAGTACCAGCAGGTATGCTATTAGATAGGTTTGGAGCTAGAATCATGCTCTCTATATCCTGTTTAGTAATGAGTCTAGGTATTTTACTTTTTGTATATGAGCCAAACTTAAATACTATGGTTTTTGGAAGGATACTTATAGCTATTGGTTCAGCAGTTGCATTTATTGGCTGTTTAAAAGTTGCAGCAGATGTTTTACCAGAAAAATTTTTCCCTATAGCCGTTGGACTTACAAATACTTTAGGAGTACTTGGTGGTATCTTTGGACAATTATTTTTAAACTATCTTGTTTCATTAAGTGGTTGGAAAGATGCTTTAGCTTATATTGGTTATTTTGGGATAATTTGGGGAGTTATAATAATCTTACTTCTAACATATAAAAAAGAAAGTATAGACTCTTCTAATTTATCTGAATCAAAAACCTCTAAGTTTTTCCATAGTTTAATCTTACTTAAGAACAAAAAACTTTGGCTTTTAGCTATTTATTCCGGGCTTATGGTAGGTATAGTAGTTAACTCATTTTCTGAATTATATGATGTGATATTTTTAGAGCAAGCCTATCATGTTACGGAATCAGTAGCTGCGAAAATAAGTGTTATGATGTTTGTTGGTATAGCATTTGGAGGTCCATCTCACGGTATTATAGCGAGCTTATTTGGTGAAAAAAGAATATGGATGTTTATTTGTAATATATTTACGATAACTATTTTTTCTTCTATAGTTTTATTTGCGAGCATTATAAATCCTAATTTATTATTTGTTTTATTTTTCTTACTCGGATTTTTTGTTTCTAGTATGTTATTAGCCTTTTCTGTGGTTGAAGAAATCTTTCCTAAAGAAATAAAAGGAACAGCGTTAGCTATTGTTAATATGATAATAGGCTTATGTGGAGCATTATTTCAATTCTTAATAAGCTATATAAGTGTGTTATTAAATGGAGGTCCTATTCATATAAATATAAACAATAATGTTTTTAATAGAGCTTTTGTATTTTTACTTGTTCCATTGCTTATTAGTACAGTAATTATTTCTCATATGGCTCTTTTAAAGTATAGAGAAAATAGAAGAAAATCTAGACTTCTACAGTTATAA
- a CDS encoding SDR family NAD(P)-dependent oxidoreductase has translation MKNYLITGGSKGIGKAVIELLLKSKENFIINLDIVAPDIENSNLKFIKTNLENKDSIIHAVEELKDVHFIGLFLNAGIHINGSLFTSNLDDVQKVINVNVMANIYLLKYLRPNLEHGCSIVFNGSDQCFVAKISSFAYGLTKGAVAQMTKSLALDLAKYDIRVNAICPGTVDTELYRQAINNYAKKNNISMEEMEKLEAEEFPMKRIAKPEEIANLVEFLLSKKSSFMTGSLLPIDGGYTAK, from the coding sequence ATGAAAAATTATTTAATTACAGGTGGCTCAAAAGGAATAGGTAAAGCAGTTATAGAGCTTTTATTAAAATCAAAAGAAAATTTCATTATCAACCTTGATATAGTTGCTCCTGATATAGAGAATAGTAATTTAAAATTTATCAAAACTAACTTAGAGAATAAAGACTCTATAATCCATGCGGTTGAAGAGTTAAAAGATGTACATTTTATTGGTCTATTTCTAAATGCTGGAATTCATATAAATGGTAGTTTATTTACTTCAAATCTAGATGATGTTCAGAAGGTTATTAATGTGAATGTAATGGCTAATATATATTTACTAAAATATCTTCGCCCTAATTTAGAGCATGGTTGTTCAATAGTTTTTAATGGATCTGATCAATGTTTTGTAGCTAAAATAAGTAGCTTTGCTTATGGACTAACCAAAGGAGCTGTAGCACAAATGACTAAATCATTAGCTTTAGATCTAGCTAAATATGATATTAGGGTGAATGCTATTTGTCCTGGTACAGTTGATACAGAGCTATATCGTCAAGCTATTAATAATTATGCTAAAAAAAATAATATTAGCATGGAAGAAATGGAGAAGTTAGAGGCTGAGGAATTTCCTATGAAAAGAATAGCAAAACCTGAGGAAATAGCTAATTTAGTTGAGTTTTTGCTTAGTAAAAAAAGCTCTTTTATGACAGGAAGCCTATTACCAATAGATGGTGGCTATACTGCTAAGTAG
- the dxs gene encoding 1-deoxy-D-xylulose-5-phosphate synthase, with protein sequence MQNNYKTLDKLNTPEDLKLVPETELVPLSRELREFLVEKLDVSGGHFASSLGALELTVALHYVYDTPKDSIVWDVGHQTYIHKILTGRKDKLVTIKKDGGISGFPKRAESEYDAFGVGHSSTSISAALGMAVANRITKNGAKSVAVIGDGAITGGMAFEALNHAGGIKEDLLVVLNDNEMSISDNVGGLTTHFSKIISGGFYNSLREKGKEVLKNIPPVFDFVKKVETQTKGMFVPANFFEDLGFYYVGPVDGHDVNELVKTLKILKDHKGPKLLHVITRKGKGYIKAENDPIKFHHVAPSFHTGVEKTKSVNIPKLTYSNIFGQWICDKAAKDKRLVGITPAMKEGSDLIRFAQEYPYRYFDVAIAEQHAVTFAGGLACQGMKPVVAIYSTFLQRAYDQVIHDISIQNLDVLYAVDRAGLVGADGSTHDGSFDLSFMRCIPNNIIMTPSNENECYHMLEFGYDYNGPAMVRYPRGTGPGVTITDSLNLELGKAKLLRKGSNKIAILNFGTLLPLAEEVSKKYDITIIDMRFVKPLDENILLDIVKTHNVIFTLEENAIKGGAGSAVNEFLINNNLHRNIYIKNFGLEDRFLTHGTKKILLEDSNISSEILINEIEKILSKK encoded by the coding sequence ATGCAAAATAATTATAAAACTTTAGACAAACTAAACACGCCAGAAGACCTTAAGCTTGTTCCAGAAACTGAGCTTGTGCCTTTGTCTAGAGAGCTAAGGGAATTTTTAGTTGAGAAGCTAGATGTAAGTGGTGGTCACTTTGCTAGTAGTTTAGGGGCTTTAGAGCTTACAGTAGCTTTACATTATGTTTATGATACACCTAAAGATAGTATAGTTTGGGATGTTGGCCATCAAACATATATTCATAAAATTTTAACCGGAAGAAAAGATAAGCTAGTTACTATTAAAAAAGATGGTGGAATATCAGGTTTCCCTAAAAGAGCTGAAAGTGAATATGATGCTTTTGGAGTAGGGCACTCAAGTACTTCAATAAGTGCAGCTCTTGGTATGGCTGTAGCTAATAGAATTACAAAAAATGGGGCTAAGTCAGTAGCTGTAATTGGTGATGGTGCTATAACTGGTGGTATGGCTTTTGAAGCTTTAAATCATGCTGGTGGAATCAAAGAAGATTTATTAGTAGTTTTAAATGATAATGAAATGTCTATTTCTGATAATGTTGGCGGTTTAACTACACATTTTAGTAAAATAATTTCAGGTGGATTTTATAATTCATTAAGAGAAAAGGGTAAGGAAGTATTAAAAAATATTCCTCCAGTTTTTGATTTTGTAAAAAAAGTTGAAACTCAAACAAAAGGAATGTTTGTTCCAGCTAATTTTTTTGAAGATCTTGGTTTTTATTATGTTGGTCCTGTTGATGGTCATGATGTAAATGAACTAGTTAAAACATTAAAAATCTTAAAAGATCACAAAGGTCCTAAACTTTTGCATGTTATAACAAGAAAAGGTAAAGGTTATATAAAGGCAGAGAATGATCCAATTAAATTTCATCATGTAGCTCCAAGTTTTCATACAGGCGTTGAGAAGACTAAAAGTGTAAATATTCCTAAACTAACTTATTCTAATATATTTGGTCAATGGATATGTGATAAAGCAGCTAAAGATAAGAGATTAGTTGGTATAACTCCAGCAATGAAAGAAGGATCAGACCTTATAAGATTTGCTCAAGAGTACCCTTATAGATATTTTGATGTTGCAATTGCTGAGCAGCATGCAGTGACTTTTGCTGGTGGACTTGCCTGTCAGGGTATGAAGCCAGTAGTTGCTATATATTCTACTTTTCTTCAAAGAGCGTATGATCAAGTTATACATGATATAAGTATTCAGAATCTAGATGTTTTGTATGCAGTAGATAGAGCTGGATTAGTTGGTGCAGATGGATCAACACATGATGGCAGCTTTGATCTTAGTTTTATGAGATGTATTCCAAACAATATTATTATGACACCGAGTAATGAGAATGAGTGTTATCATATGTTAGAATTTGGCTATGATTATAATGGCCCAGCTATGGTTCGTTACCCAAGAGGAACAGGGCCAGGTGTTACTATTACTGATTCTTTAAATTTAGAACTAGGTAAAGCTAAGCTGCTTAGAAAAGGTAGTAATAAGATTGCTATTTTAAACTTTGGAACTTTATTACCATTAGCTGAAGAAGTATCTAAAAAATATGATATTACTATAATTGATATGCGTTTTGTAAAACCTTTAGATGAAAATATACTGTTAGATATAGTTAAAACACATAATGTTATATTTACTTTAGAAGAAAATGCTATAAAAGGTGGCGCAGGCTCTGCAGTTAATGAGTTTCTAATCAATAATAACCTTCATAGAAATATTTATATTAAAAACTTTGGATTAGAAGACAGATTTTTAACACATGGAACTAAAAAAATATTATTAGAAGATAGTAATATTTCTTCTGAAATTCTTATAAATGAAATAGAGAAAATTTTATCTAAGAAATAA
- a CDS encoding carbohydrate kinase family protein has translation MYDLIAVGELLIDIYQQLDGSFIYKAGGAPCNALVMATNMGCKTAFIGKVGNDSFGKFLIKTIGSKGIDTKGVILSDDYNTTLAFVTLDEKNDRSFIFYRTQTADVMLEKADIDYSIINQTKVLCFGSLSFTTDPTKSTTLDILETAKKHNKLIAYDVNYRPTLWKGSEESNIKELELGFNYATILKMSEEEVYLLFKSNNYEQVAKKIFKKYTNIKLVLISLGEEGAFFATQDFCGYVPAFETKVVDTTGAGDAFLGCLLGQIVSESFDNISLYKLREVILKSNAAAALNISKVGAIESMPTKEEVNLLYQNQVS, from the coding sequence ATGTATGATTTGATAGCGGTAGGAGAGTTGCTGATAGATATTTATCAGCAACTTGATGGAAGCTTTATTTATAAAGCTGGTGGAGCTCCTTGTAATGCATTAGTAATGGCTACAAACATGGGCTGTAAGACAGCTTTTATAGGTAAAGTTGGTAATGATAGTTTTGGTAAATTCTTAATTAAAACAATAGGCTCTAAAGGAATCGATACAAAAGGTGTAATACTGTCTGATGATTATAATACAACTTTAGCATTTGTGACGTTAGATGAAAAAAATGATAGGTCTTTTATCTTTTATAGAACACAGACAGCTGATGTTATGTTAGAAAAAGCTGATATTGATTATTCAATTATCAATCAAACAAAGGTTTTATGTTTTGGATCTTTATCATTTACAACTGATCCCACTAAATCTACAACATTAGATATTCTAGAGACTGCAAAAAAACATAATAAATTAATTGCTTATGATGTTAACTATAGACCAACTTTATGGAAAGGTTCTGAAGAGAGTAATATAAAAGAATTAGAACTTGGTTTTAACTATGCCACTATACTTAAAATGTCTGAAGAAGAGGTTTATTTATTATTTAAATCAAATAACTATGAGCAAGTAGCTAAGAAAATTTTTAAAAAATATACTAATATAAAGCTAGTGCTTATAAGCCTGGGTGAGGAAGGGGCTTTTTTTGCAACTCAAGACTTTTGTGGCTATGTACCAGCTTTTGAAACTAAAGTAGTTGATACAACTGGAGCAGGCGATGCGTTTTTAGGTTGTTTGTTAGGACAGATAGTTTCTGAAAGTTTTGATAATATCTCTTTATATAAGCTTAGAGAAGTAATTTTAAAATCTAATGCGGCAGCTGCTTTAAATATTTCAAAAGTTGGGGCTATAGAATCAATGCCAACAAAAGAAGAAGTTAATCTTTTATATCAAAATCAAGTAAGTTAA
- a CDS encoding succinylglutamate desuccinylase/aspartoacylase family protein, whose protein sequence is MKFILFDKTFQSGETATLAMPLPVLYSCAPMYLPIKIVNGSKPGPCLLLFGMVHGDEYNGIEIINNLIEKIDPKKLSGTIVAIPVLNIYGLINYPNKMQSGKSLEQSFPGDENGSFMERYAYNLTEQIIKKVDYSIQIRTGNVNHEILPQVYCNPEDEDSMRIARAFQAPVITGVNVNSSSIRKIHQALDIPFICYEAGEAIRFDNESINIGMEGIRNVMKKLNLLDEELEQTVKPILSEDAEWTISDTSGILRTEIELGTRVKKNQRIGHLTDPFGNADNVSLTSPIDGIILGINNNPLIKEGDKVFKVASFHDDKKAEAKLEDWEEIAKENFNTDE, encoded by the coding sequence ATGAAATTCATATTATTTGACAAGACCTTTCAATCTGGTGAAACAGCAACTTTAGCTATGCCACTTCCTGTTTTATATTCATGTGCTCCTATGTATTTACCAATTAAAATAGTAAATGGTAGTAAGCCTGGACCATGTTTATTACTCTTTGGAATGGTGCATGGTGATGAATACAATGGCATTGAAATTATAAATAACCTTATTGAAAAAATTGATCCAAAAAAACTTAGTGGTACTATTGTTGCAATACCAGTTTTAAACATATACGGGCTAATTAATTATCCAAATAAAATGCAAAGTGGTAAGTCCTTGGAACAATCTTTTCCTGGTGATGAGAATGGCTCTTTTATGGAAAGATATGCATATAATCTTACAGAGCAAATAATTAAGAAAGTTGATTACTCTATTCAAATAAGAACAGGTAATGTAAATCATGAAATTCTACCGCAAGTCTATTGTAATCCTGAAGATGAAGATTCAATGAGAATTGCTAGAGCATTTCAAGCACCTGTTATAACAGGTGTAAATGTGAATAGCTCTAGTATTAGAAAAATTCATCAAGCTTTAGATATACCCTTTATTTGTTATGAAGCTGGTGAAGCTATAAGATTTGATAATGAATCTATAAATATAGGTATGGAAGGCATCAGAAATGTAATGAAAAAGCTAAATCTTCTAGATGAGGAGCTTGAACAAACTGTAAAACCAATTCTTTCAGAAGATGCTGAATGGACAATATCAGACACCTCAGGAATATTAAGAACAGAAATAGAATTAGGAACAAGAGTTAAAAAAAACCAAAGAATAGGCCATCTAACAGATCCTTTTGGTAACGCTGATAATGTTAGTTTAACTTCTCCAATAGATGGAATAATTTTAGGTATTAATAATAATCCACTAATAAAGGAAGGAGATAAAGTTTTTAAGGTTGCATCGTTTCATGATGATAAAAAAGCAGAAGCAAAACTAGAAGATTGGGAAGAAATCGCAAAAGAAAATTTTAATACAGATGAATAA
- the ruvB gene encoding Holliday junction branch migration DNA helicase RuvB has protein sequence MIETDRIISANAPNHKEESIVDRAIRPKTLQEYEGQPVVREQMEIFIQAAKNRKDALDHTLIFGPPGLGKTTLSNIIANEMGVELKQTSGPVLEKAGDLAALLTNLEENDVLFIDEIHRLSPVIEEILYPAMEDYQLDIMIGEGPSARSIKIDLPPFTLVGATTRAGLLTSPLRDRFGIVQRLEFYSIEDLTKIVYRSAKLLELVITMDGAKEIAKRSRGTPRIANRLLRRVRDYAQVKGNGEITFEIADKALSMLKVDPIGFDHMDHKYLLTLIEKFSGGPVGLDTIAAALSEEKGTIEDVIEPYLIQQGYIMRTARGRVATLAAYNHFKLKIPKSLSSDQQDLLV, from the coding sequence ATGATAGAAACAGATAGAATAATTTCTGCTAATGCTCCAAATCATAAAGAAGAAAGTATTGTTGATAGAGCAATTCGACCTAAAACATTACAAGAATATGAGGGTCAACCAGTTGTTCGGGAGCAGATGGAAATCTTTATTCAAGCTGCAAAAAATAGAAAAGATGCTCTAGATCATACTTTAATTTTTGGACCACCAGGATTAGGTAAAACTACATTATCAAATATAATAGCTAATGAAATGGGAGTTGAATTAAAACAAACTAGTGGGCCTGTTTTAGAAAAAGCAGGAGATTTAGCAGCATTATTAACTAATCTTGAAGAAAATGATGTTTTATTTATAGATGAGATCCACCGTTTAAGCCCTGTTATAGAAGAAATATTATATCCAGCAATGGAAGATTACCAATTAGATATAATGATAGGGGAAGGGCCATCAGCTAGATCTATTAAGATTGATCTACCTCCATTTACTTTAGTCGGAGCTACAACAAGAGCTGGACTTTTAACATCGCCTCTTCGAGATAGGTTTGGTATTGTTCAGCGATTAGAATTCTATTCTATAGAAGATTTGACTAAGATAGTCTATCGTTCAGCTAAGCTTTTAGAGTTGGTTATAACTATGGATGGTGCTAAAGAAATAGCAAAAAGGTCTAGAGGTACTCCTAGGATTGCTAATAGGCTTTTAAGAAGGGTTAGAGATTATGCTCAAGTTAAAGGTAATGGTGAAATAACCTTTGAAATAGCTGATAAAGCATTGAGTATGTTAAAAGTAGATCCTATTGGTTTTGATCATATGGACCATAAATATTTATTGACCTTAATAGAGAAGTTTTCTGGCGGTCCTGTAGGTTTAGATACTATAGCGGCAGCATTAAGTGAAGAAAAAGGTACTATAGAAGATGTAATAGAACCTTATTTAATACAGCAAGGTTATATCATGAGAACAGCTAGAGGTAGAGTAGCTACTCTAGCTGCTTATAATCATTTTAAATTAAAAATTCCTAAAAGCTTAAGTTCAGATCAGCAAGATTTATTGGTTTAG